From a region of the Microterricola gilva genome:
- a CDS encoding SGNH/GDSL hydrolase family protein translates to MADDTAKHKGLWFRLSRRREQAEAADSSPDQLSDSPSPWPVHPWQRYVAVGDSFTEGIGDPEPSVPGGHRGWADRVAEVLSDGTDDFAYANLAVRGKLIQQILDEQVEHALSLHPDLITISGGGNDVIRPGSDPDAVSALVEQAIAKLTRDKATVVLFTATDVGFSPVFRGIRGKVAIYNENLRAIAAKYDCIVADQWPLKEIQDTRFWAPDRLHLNPLGHHEIARLVLASLNVPNDLKPAEPEPAPVRSWREARSEDLSWAREYLVPWVLRRVRHQSSGDLVTAKRPDAAPFVLAEPDDD, encoded by the coding sequence ATGGCTGATGACACCGCGAAACACAAGGGACTGTGGTTTCGCCTCTCGCGGCGACGTGAGCAGGCCGAGGCCGCTGACTCATCCCCAGACCAGCTCTCCGATTCCCCGAGCCCGTGGCCGGTGCACCCCTGGCAGCGCTACGTCGCCGTCGGCGACTCGTTCACGGAGGGCATCGGCGACCCGGAGCCGAGCGTGCCTGGCGGCCACCGCGGCTGGGCCGACCGCGTCGCGGAAGTCCTGAGCGACGGCACAGATGACTTCGCGTATGCGAACCTCGCCGTGCGCGGCAAGCTGATCCAGCAGATCCTCGACGAGCAGGTCGAGCACGCGCTCAGCCTGCACCCTGACCTCATCACGATCTCCGGCGGCGGCAACGACGTGATCCGGCCAGGCAGCGACCCGGACGCCGTGTCTGCGCTCGTCGAGCAGGCGATCGCGAAGCTGACCCGCGACAAGGCGACGGTCGTGCTGTTCACCGCGACGGACGTCGGCTTCTCACCGGTGTTCCGCGGCATCCGCGGCAAGGTCGCCATCTACAACGAGAACCTGCGGGCGATCGCCGCGAAGTACGACTGCATCGTGGCCGACCAGTGGCCGCTCAAGGAGATCCAGGACACCCGATTCTGGGCGCCGGACCGCTTGCACCTGAACCCGCTCGGCCACCACGAGATCGCCAGGCTCGTGCTGGCGTCGCTCAACGTGCCGAACGATCTCAAACCGGCCGAACCGGAGCCTGCGCCCGTCCGCTCGTGGCGTGAGGCGCGCAGCGAAGACCTCAGTTGGGCCAGGGAGTACCTGGTCCCGTGGGTGCTCCGCCGCGTGCGGCACCAGTCCTCCGGCGACCTGGTGACCGCAAAGCGCCCCGATGCTGCCCCGTTCGTGCTCGCGGAGCCCGACGACGACTAG
- a CDS encoding MBL fold metallo-hydrolase has protein sequence MTDWAEVADGVWHARYHPIDISTVLVRGDDGLLLVDTRCNPREAAELRADVDALKLGPIRWVVNTHAHYDHSFGNQEFGGTATIYGHRRIPAHFRDFEQPRLDVWTADPAAQPQYDWADVVLTPPHELLGESRELDLGGRAARLIPLPPGHTDTDLVVHIPDADCWIVGDIVEESGPPMFGSGSFPFTWPQVIRDLAAEVGGTDVVIPGHGKAVDRRFMLRQAAELGAVADAITAAHAERLGVAAATTRIAADSGLPEEIVEPAVRRGFAQLGGATP, from the coding sequence ATGACGGATTGGGCTGAAGTCGCAGACGGCGTCTGGCACGCGCGCTACCACCCGATCGACATCTCAACCGTGCTCGTGCGCGGCGACGACGGGCTCCTCCTCGTCGACACTCGCTGCAATCCTCGCGAAGCGGCCGAACTCCGTGCCGATGTCGATGCGCTGAAGCTCGGGCCGATCCGCTGGGTCGTGAACACCCACGCCCACTACGACCACAGCTTCGGCAACCAGGAGTTCGGCGGCACGGCCACCATCTACGGGCACCGACGCATCCCGGCGCACTTCCGTGACTTCGAACAGCCGCGCCTCGACGTCTGGACGGCCGATCCCGCCGCACAGCCGCAGTACGACTGGGCGGATGTCGTTCTCACCCCGCCGCACGAGCTGCTCGGCGAGTCCCGCGAACTCGACCTCGGCGGCCGCGCGGCGCGCCTCATCCCGCTGCCGCCCGGCCACACCGACACCGATCTCGTCGTGCACATTCCGGACGCCGACTGCTGGATCGTCGGCGACATCGTGGAGGAGTCCGGCCCGCCGATGTTCGGCTCCGGATCCTTCCCGTTCACCTGGCCGCAGGTCATTCGCGATCTCGCCGCGGAGGTGGGCGGGACTGACGTCGTCATTCCCGGTCATGGGAAGGCGGTGGACCGCCGGTTCATGCTCCGGCAGGCCGCCGAGCTTGGCGCCGTCGCGGATGCGATCACCGCCGCGCACGCAGAGCGGCTCGGCGTCGCAGCCGCGACGACCCGGATCGCGGCCGACTCCGGGCTACCGGAGGAGATCGTCGAACCGGCCGTCCGCCGCGGCTTCGCGCAGCTGGGCGGCGCTACTCCTTGA
- a CDS encoding TrmH family RNA methyltransferase, with amino-acid sequence MQIIPITELTVGGASDFARLTDVALRRVSEPEGGLYIAESSKVIARALRAGHIPRSVLLQKQWLADIEPLLAHFPDVPVYVGEPEVLEQLTGYNLHRGALAAMERPALASVEDLIRDARRIVILEDIVDHTNVGAIFRAVAGLGADAVLITPRCADPLYRRSVRVSMGTVLQVPWTRLPEWSEATPLLHAHGFHIAALALAPDAVSLEDFEKNPPEKLAIVLGSEGDGLSRAALASADTTVTIPMLHGVDSLNVAAASAVALYALRVRSAQTV; translated from the coding sequence ATGCAGATCATTCCCATCACCGAGCTCACCGTCGGTGGTGCCTCCGATTTCGCCCGGCTCACCGATGTCGCCCTGCGCCGAGTCAGCGAACCGGAGGGTGGCCTGTACATCGCCGAGTCGAGCAAGGTGATCGCCCGCGCGCTGCGTGCAGGGCACATCCCGCGCTCCGTCCTGCTGCAGAAGCAGTGGCTGGCCGATATCGAGCCGCTGTTGGCCCACTTCCCCGACGTCCCCGTCTACGTTGGCGAGCCGGAGGTGCTCGAGCAGCTCACCGGGTACAACCTGCACCGCGGAGCGCTTGCTGCGATGGAACGCCCGGCCCTGGCATCCGTCGAGGACCTCATCCGCGACGCCAGGCGCATCGTGATCCTCGAGGACATCGTCGACCACACCAATGTCGGGGCCATCTTCCGGGCCGTGGCCGGCCTGGGGGCGGATGCCGTGCTCATCACGCCCCGCTGTGCCGATCCGCTCTACCGCCGGAGCGTCCGCGTGAGCATGGGCACAGTGCTGCAGGTGCCGTGGACGCGCCTGCCGGAGTGGAGCGAGGCGACCCCGCTGCTGCACGCGCACGGCTTCCACATCGCCGCGCTCGCGCTGGCCCCCGACGCCGTCAGCCTCGAAGACTTCGAGAAGAACCCGCCGGAGAAGCTCGCCATCGTGCTCGGATCCGAGGGCGATGGCCTGAGCCGGGCGGCGCTGGCATCCGCGGACACCACCGTCACGATCCCGATGTTGCACGGAGTCGATTCACTTAACGTCGCGGCGGCGAGTGCCGTTGCGCTGTACGCGCTGCGCGTTCGCTCAGCCCAGACCGTTTAG
- a CDS encoding helix-turn-helix transcriptional regulator yields MTPQELENLACLRRARDLIDRDYAEPLDVPTMAAKALMSPAHFSRSFRAAYGETPYSYLMTRRIERAMALLRAGVSVTEACMAVGCTSLGSFSSRFTEIAGETPSAYRSRPHAAVAAMPACVAMATTRPTRAPATGASASSRNGEASDTTAA; encoded by the coding sequence ATGACGCCGCAGGAGCTGGAGAACCTTGCCTGCCTGCGCCGCGCCCGGGACCTGATCGACCGCGACTATGCCGAGCCGCTCGACGTTCCGACGATGGCGGCGAAGGCTCTCATGTCGCCAGCCCACTTCTCGCGGAGCTTCCGCGCCGCATACGGTGAAACGCCGTACAGCTACCTGATGACGCGCAGGATCGAGCGCGCGATGGCGCTGCTCCGCGCCGGCGTGAGCGTGACCGAGGCGTGCATGGCCGTCGGCTGTACCTCGCTCGGCTCGTTCAGTTCCCGCTTCACCGAGATCGCCGGAGAAACCCCGAGCGCCTACCGCAGCCGCCCCCACGCCGCGGTCGCTGCGATGCCGGCCTGCGTGGCGATGGCCACCACCCGCCCGACGCGCGCTCCGGCGACAGGCGCCTCAGCATCGAGCAGAAATGGAGAAGCGAGCGACACGACTGCGGCGTAA
- a CDS encoding VOC family protein gives MTIALQYTNITVNDVDEALGFYRDALGLEVQNDVASGEYRWVTLGSDAQPGLGIVLSVPHAGRSQADGDAMQELLTKGVLPLVVFRSDDVDTLFETVRASGAEVLQEPMDQGWGPRDCAFRDPSGNTVRVAQAPAA, from the coding sequence ATGACAATCGCACTCCAGTACACCAACATCACCGTCAACGACGTCGACGAGGCGCTCGGTTTCTACCGGGACGCTCTCGGCCTCGAGGTACAGAACGACGTGGCATCCGGCGAATACCGCTGGGTCACGCTCGGCAGCGATGCGCAGCCCGGCCTCGGAATCGTCCTCTCTGTCCCCCACGCCGGTCGTTCCCAGGCCGACGGAGACGCCATGCAGGAGCTGCTCACCAAGGGCGTGCTGCCCCTGGTGGTCTTCCGCTCGGATGACGTCGACACCCTCTTCGAGACGGTGCGCGCATCCGGCGCAGAGGTCCTGCAGGAACCGATGGACCAGGGCTGGGGCCCGCGCGACTGCGCGTTCCGCGACCCGTCGGGCAACACCGTGCGCGTCGCGCAGGCTCCGGCCGCCTAG
- a CDS encoding VIT1/CCC1 transporter family protein, with product MSQFHEDTPSARANVGAPLPSKAELKRWRQYLANERAEAAVYRELAAHRDGEEREILLALADAEGRHEAHWRELLGEEAGAPLRADIRTRALGWLARRFGSIFVLALAQRAESASPYSSDPHATSAMAADERIHEEVVRGLAARGRLRLSGTFRAAVFGANDGLVSNLALVLGIGATGVSSAFVLFSGIAGLLAGALSMGAGEYVSVRSQRELLDASNPDPDADKALPDLDVDANELALVYRARGMDEAEAERHAARVITRIHAQGAPLTGPVGTIDDHEAIGTGWGAALSSFCFFASGAIIPVLPYIFGLQGLAAVIVAVVLVGIALLVTGAVVGLLSGAPPLRRAMRQLGIGLGAAAVTYVLGLAFGTTVG from the coding sequence ATGTCACAGTTCCACGAAGACACCCCTTCGGCCCGCGCCAACGTCGGCGCGCCGCTGCCGAGCAAGGCCGAGCTCAAGCGCTGGCGCCAGTACCTCGCGAACGAGCGGGCGGAGGCCGCGGTGTACCGCGAGCTGGCCGCGCACCGCGACGGCGAGGAACGCGAGATCCTGCTCGCCCTGGCCGATGCCGAGGGCCGCCACGAGGCGCACTGGCGTGAGCTGCTCGGAGAAGAGGCTGGAGCGCCACTGCGCGCCGACATCCGCACGCGCGCGCTCGGCTGGCTTGCCCGTCGCTTCGGCTCGATCTTCGTGCTCGCGCTCGCGCAGCGGGCGGAGAGCGCATCGCCGTACTCCAGCGATCCGCACGCCACCTCGGCGATGGCCGCCGACGAGCGCATTCACGAGGAGGTCGTGCGCGGACTCGCCGCCCGCGGTCGACTGCGGCTTTCCGGCACGTTCCGGGCGGCCGTCTTCGGCGCCAACGACGGCCTCGTCTCCAACCTGGCCCTCGTGCTCGGCATCGGAGCGACCGGCGTCTCCAGTGCGTTCGTGCTGTTCAGCGGCATCGCGGGTCTGCTCGCGGGCGCGCTCTCGATGGGAGCGGGGGAGTACGTCTCCGTGCGCTCCCAGCGTGAGCTGCTCGACGCGTCCAACCCCGACCCGGATGCCGACAAGGCGCTGCCCGACCTCGACGTTGACGCGAATGAGCTCGCCCTCGTGTACCGCGCCCGCGGTATGGACGAAGCCGAGGCCGAACGCCACGCCGCCCGCGTGATCACGCGGATCCACGCGCAGGGCGCCCCACTCACCGGGCCGGTCGGAACGATCGACGACCACGAGGCGATCGGCACCGGCTGGGGAGCGGCGCTCTCGAGCTTCTGCTTCTTCGCCTCCGGCGCGATTATCCCCGTACTGCCATACATCTTCGGGCTGCAGGGCCTTGCGGCCGTGATCGTCGCCGTCGTGCTCGTCGGCATCGCGCTGCTCGTGACCGGCGCCGTCGTCGGCCTGCTCTCCGGTGCTCCGCCGCTGCGCCGGGCGATGCGCCAGCTGGGCATCGGTCTCGGCGCGGCCGCGGTCACCTACGTGCTCGGCCTCGCGTTCGGCACAACGGTCGGCTAG
- a CDS encoding Sir2 family NAD-dependent protein deacetylase, whose translation MGLDRKGDPVQAELVLGSASATQIEQLADLMRGKRTAVLTGAGISTDSGIPDYRGAGAPVRTPMTVQEFLRDEGRRKRYWAGSHLGWRHFGSAQPNSGHRTLSQLEAAGLVSGVVTQNVDGLHTRAGSRKVVELHGSMDTVSCLDCGQVFARQSVAEQLERANPWLDTEGAVRLAPDGDADVDEIDSFVLPVCTVCGGRLKPDVVFFGELVPSSKFALAAALVASSDLLLIVGSSLAVNSGIRLMEQARRRRLPIVVVNRGTTKGDSRAAHKLDAGASETLTAIAERLLH comes from the coding sequence ATGGGGTTAGATCGCAAAGGAGACCCCGTGCAGGCAGAGTTGGTCCTTGGGAGCGCGAGCGCGACGCAGATCGAGCAGCTCGCCGATCTGATGCGCGGCAAGCGCACCGCCGTTCTCACCGGCGCCGGCATCAGCACAGACTCCGGCATCCCCGACTACCGCGGCGCAGGCGCGCCGGTGCGCACACCGATGACGGTGCAGGAGTTCCTCCGTGATGAGGGCCGTCGCAAGCGCTACTGGGCCGGCAGCCACCTCGGCTGGCGTCATTTCGGCAGCGCGCAGCCGAATTCCGGCCACCGCACACTCTCCCAGCTGGAGGCCGCCGGGCTCGTCTCCGGCGTCGTGACGCAGAACGTCGACGGGCTGCACACCCGCGCCGGCTCCCGCAAGGTCGTCGAGCTGCACGGCTCGATGGACACCGTCAGCTGCCTGGATTGCGGGCAGGTTTTCGCCAGGCAGTCCGTCGCCGAGCAGCTCGAGCGGGCGAACCCGTGGCTCGACACGGAGGGCGCCGTGCGTCTGGCGCCGGACGGCGACGCGGATGTCGACGAGATCGACAGCTTCGTGCTTCCCGTCTGCACCGTCTGCGGCGGCCGGCTGAAGCCGGACGTCGTCTTCTTCGGCGAGCTGGTCCCATCGTCGAAGTTCGCGCTCGCAGCCGCCCTCGTCGCCAGCTCCGATCTGCTCCTGATCGTCGGTTCCTCGCTCGCCGTCAACTCCGGCATCCGCCTGATGGAGCAGGCCAGGCGGCGCCGCCTGCCGATCGTGGTCGTGAACCGCGGCACGACGAAGGGCGACTCCCGCGCAGCGCATAAGCTGGATGCCGGGGCCTCAGAGACACTCACGGCGATCGCCGAGCGACTCCTGCACTGA
- a CDS encoding DEAD/DEAH box helicase: MTTPQASPAHPGTSAAEHLSPSFPERAAWGTASKLRAWQAEALEKYFDRMPRDFLAAATPGAGKTTFALRLAAELRGRREVDTIIVVAPTEHLKKQWAEAAARVGIRLDPEFKNAHGRFGKHYHGVAVTYAAVAVRASLYRDITLSNRTLVILDEVHHGGDALSWGDAIREAFGSATKRLSLTGTPFRSDTAPIPFVEYAPDNQGIRTSITDYNYGYGRALEDGVVRPVMFMVYSGHMKWRTSTGDEMEAKLGEDNTKDITSQAWRTALDPGGEWIPAVLQAADKRLTEVRQGIPDAGGLVLATDHFAAKAYAVALEEITGQPVTLVLSDDKEASDNIDTFSAGTSRWMVAVRMVSEGVDVPRLAVGVYATSSATPLFFAQAIGRFVRARRRGETASVFLPHVPQLMALGSQMELERDHALDRISKDEDGDIYNPEDAMVAAANKDDKASEALTSEFSFQAIGSAATFDRVLFDGHEFGTLAEPGSDEEYDFIGIPGLLEPEQVSDLLRQRQAKQARRAAERQKNRPAEEIAAETPQALYRTLKEQRALLNSLVGMWAKLTGEPHGIVHAELRRLCGGPAVAQASVTQLQSRILLLRKRLGSTH; encoded by the coding sequence GTGACTACTCCGCAAGCCTCCCCAGCCCATCCGGGTACCTCGGCGGCGGAGCATCTCTCCCCGTCGTTCCCCGAGAGGGCCGCATGGGGTACCGCCAGCAAGCTCCGAGCCTGGCAGGCGGAGGCGCTGGAGAAGTACTTCGACAGGATGCCGCGTGACTTCCTCGCCGCCGCGACGCCCGGCGCAGGCAAGACGACCTTCGCGCTCCGCCTGGCCGCCGAGCTCCGCGGCCGCCGCGAGGTCGACACGATCATCGTCGTCGCCCCGACGGAGCACCTGAAGAAGCAGTGGGCGGAGGCGGCCGCCCGCGTCGGCATCCGGCTCGACCCCGAGTTCAAGAACGCGCACGGCCGTTTCGGCAAGCACTACCACGGGGTCGCCGTGACCTACGCGGCTGTCGCCGTGCGCGCATCGCTCTATCGCGACATCACCCTCAGCAATCGCACCCTGGTGATCCTCGACGAGGTACACCACGGCGGCGACGCGCTCAGCTGGGGCGACGCGATCCGCGAGGCATTCGGCTCCGCCACCAAGCGGCTCTCGCTGACCGGAACCCCGTTCCGTTCCGACACGGCCCCGATCCCGTTCGTCGAGTACGCGCCGGACAACCAGGGCATCCGCACCTCGATCACCGACTACAACTACGGCTACGGCCGGGCCCTCGAAGACGGCGTCGTGCGCCCGGTCATGTTCATGGTCTATTCCGGCCACATGAAGTGGCGCACGAGCACCGGCGACGAGATGGAGGCGAAGCTCGGCGAGGACAACACCAAGGACATCACCTCCCAGGCGTGGCGCACGGCGCTCGACCCGGGCGGCGAGTGGATCCCCGCCGTCCTGCAGGCGGCGGACAAGCGCCTCACCGAGGTCCGTCAGGGCATTCCGGATGCCGGCGGGCTCGTGCTCGCGACCGACCACTTCGCGGCGAAGGCCTACGCCGTCGCCCTCGAGGAGATCACCGGCCAACCGGTCACCCTCGTACTCTCGGACGACAAGGAGGCCTCGGACAACATCGATACCTTCTCGGCCGGGACGAGCCGCTGGATGGTCGCCGTGCGCATGGTGTCCGAGGGCGTCGACGTCCCGCGGCTCGCGGTCGGCGTCTACGCCACCTCCTCGGCGACGCCGCTGTTCTTCGCCCAGGCCATCGGCCGCTTCGTGCGTGCCCGCAGGCGCGGCGAGACGGCATCCGTGTTCCTGCCCCATGTGCCGCAGCTGATGGCGCTCGGCTCGCAGATGGAGCTCGAGCGCGATCACGCGCTCGACCGCATCAGCAAGGACGAAGACGGCGACATCTACAACCCGGAAGACGCCATGGTCGCCGCGGCGAACAAGGACGACAAGGCCTCGGAAGCGCTGACCAGCGAGTTCAGCTTCCAGGCCATCGGCTCGGCGGCGACCTTCGACCGGGTGCTCTTCGACGGCCACGAGTTCGGCACGCTGGCCGAGCCCGGCAGCGACGAGGAGTACGACTTCATCGGCATCCCCGGCCTGCTCGAACCGGAGCAGGTGAGCGATCTGCTGCGGCAGCGGCAGGCCAAGCAGGCCCGCCGCGCCGCCGAGCGGCAGAAGAACCGACCGGCAGAGGAGATCGCGGCGGAGACGCCGCAAGCCCTCTACCGCACCCTGAAGGAGCAGCGCGCGCTGCTGAACAGCCTCGTCGGCATGTGGGCCAAGCTCACCGGCGAACCGCACGGCATCGTGCACGCCGAACTCCGCCGCTTGTGCGGCGGGCCGGCGGTCGCTCAGGCCAGCGTGACCCAGCTGCAATCACGCATCCTGCTCCTGCGGAAGCGCCTCGGCAGCACGCACTAG
- a CDS encoding Lrp/AsnC family transcriptional regulator encodes MDSKKAELDRVDRSLLRALSTNARASGAALAAEVGVAESTVSLRLRRLQTLGYIRGFRVDIDLAALGASLQALISVRLVKHARGEIDAFRDAAPHLPGVIGLFHMAGADDYLLHVAAHDASELRDFVLTHLTGHPAVAHTETNLIFEHADGDGWHELVKE; translated from the coding sequence GTGGATTCGAAGAAGGCCGAACTCGACCGCGTCGATCGCTCATTGTTGCGAGCGCTGTCGACGAATGCCAGGGCATCCGGCGCGGCACTGGCCGCAGAGGTCGGCGTCGCCGAATCGACCGTGTCACTGCGGCTGCGCCGCCTGCAGACTCTCGGCTACATCCGGGGCTTCCGCGTCGACATCGATCTGGCCGCGCTCGGTGCCTCACTGCAGGCGCTGATCTCCGTTCGCCTCGTCAAGCACGCCCGTGGCGAGATCGATGCGTTCCGGGATGCCGCACCGCACCTGCCCGGCGTCATCGGGCTGTTCCACATGGCCGGCGCCGACGACTACCTGCTGCACGTGGCCGCCCACGACGCCTCGGAGCTGCGGGACTTCGTGCTCACGCACCTCACCGGTCACCCGGCCGTTGCGCACACCGAGACGAACCTCATCTTCGAGCACGCCGACGGCGACGGCTGGCACGAGCTGGTCAAGGAGTAG
- a CDS encoding trans-sulfuration enzyme family protein — protein sequence MPQSHLPTRHIETLAVHGGMAGVRESGSHVPTIDLSTTNPLVGVESGGASYENLATGGDLEPGASAVYQRLWQPGVARFEESLAALEGTDGAVAFSTGMAALAACLLATAAAGKPHVVAVRPLYGGTDHVLAAGLLGTTVSWADAGSIASSITPETGLVIIETPANPTLELLDIAAVCAEAGDVPVLVDNTFASPVLQQPAMHGATLVLHSATKYLGGHGDVMGGVVATNREWLERLRQVRALTGGLLHPFAGYLLHRGLRTLPVRVRAQQATAEQLAFLLDGHPALKRVHYPALPGQDPLGLLGRQLHGPGSLIAIELAGGYEAAAAFTEACRLITHAVSLGGVDSLVQHPASLTHRPVEASAKPNAGVVRLSIGLEHVDDLAADILQALDAADVAEAAEGLVRAAEALPQEQDA from the coding sequence ATGCCTCAGTCACATTTGCCCACCCGTCACATCGAAACCCTCGCCGTCCACGGCGGCATGGCCGGTGTGCGCGAATCGGGGTCCCACGTACCGACGATCGACCTGTCGACGACGAACCCGCTCGTCGGGGTCGAGAGCGGCGGCGCGAGCTACGAGAACCTCGCAACGGGCGGCGATCTCGAGCCGGGAGCGTCGGCCGTCTACCAGCGCCTCTGGCAGCCGGGGGTCGCCCGCTTCGAGGAGAGCCTCGCCGCGCTGGAAGGCACGGACGGCGCCGTCGCATTTTCAACGGGAATGGCCGCCCTGGCCGCCTGCCTGTTGGCGACAGCCGCAGCCGGCAAGCCGCACGTCGTCGCCGTGCGGCCGCTCTACGGCGGCACCGACCACGTGCTCGCCGCCGGGCTGCTCGGCACGACCGTCAGCTGGGCGGATGCCGGAAGCATCGCGTCCTCGATCACACCAGAGACCGGTCTGGTGATCATCGAGACGCCGGCGAACCCGACGCTCGAGCTCCTCGACATCGCCGCGGTATGCGCCGAGGCCGGCGATGTGCCCGTTCTCGTCGACAACACCTTCGCCTCCCCCGTGCTGCAGCAGCCGGCCATGCACGGCGCGACCCTCGTGCTGCACAGCGCCACGAAGTACCTCGGCGGGCACGGCGACGTCATGGGCGGCGTCGTCGCCACGAACCGGGAGTGGCTGGAGCGGCTGCGCCAGGTCCGTGCCCTCACCGGTGGCCTGCTGCACCCGTTCGCCGGCTACCTGCTGCACCGCGGCCTCCGCACCCTTCCCGTGCGCGTGCGCGCCCAGCAGGCGACGGCCGAACAGCTCGCGTTCCTGCTCGATGGCCACCCCGCGCTGAAGCGGGTGCACTACCCGGCGCTCCCCGGCCAGGATCCGCTCGGCCTGCTCGGCCGTCAGCTGCACGGGCCGGGATCGCTCATCGCGATTGAGCTCGCCGGAGGCTACGAGGCGGCCGCGGCCTTCACCGAGGCCTGCCGGCTGATCACCCACGCCGTCTCGCTCGGCGGCGTCGACTCCCTGGTGCAGCATCCAGCCTCGCTCACGCACCGCCCGGTCGAGGCGAGCGCGAAGCCCAACGCCGGCGTCGTCCGCCTGAGCATCGGACTCGAGCACGTCGACGACCTGGCCGCCGACATCCTGCAGGCATTGGATGCCGCGGACGTCGCCGAGGCCGCCGAGGGTCTAGTGCGTGCTGCCGAGGCGCTTCCGCAGGAGCAGGATGCGTGA
- a CDS encoding D-alanyl-D-alanine carboxypeptidase family protein, protein MTLTRRQIYRRRRIAVFSVAGVALIAVLSMLFYGVNALAAPLPATAIARSEVPVLTQAAAPVDWPGFGRTAVGQLGTTGILASEGDQSSGPIASITKVITSLVVLDAHPLGAGEAGPEIDYTEADVDIYWDTIAENGSSAPVVAGMSLSQRETLIALLLPSANNYAESLAIWAFGSEDAYLEAANAWIAEHGLTDTHVVDASGLSAGSVSSPANLVEIGKLAIAQPAIAEIVAMKSADLPTIGTVTNSNKLLGKHGVTGMKTGTTDEAGACLLYTADAVIDGQTVTLVGATLGAETHSELNDAVGTLLDSVFAGYHTVPLTAEGQQWASYSTEWGDTAAAESAASASLLVWSDTPVETTLDLPDVALVDDGAEIGSVTFTAGGQSASVPITANGTLGDPGMWWKLGNPR, encoded by the coding sequence GTGACCCTAACCCGACGCCAGATCTATCGACGTCGCAGGATCGCCGTCTTCAGCGTTGCCGGCGTGGCACTCATCGCCGTGCTCTCGATGCTGTTCTACGGTGTGAATGCCCTCGCGGCCCCGCTTCCGGCCACGGCCATCGCCCGCAGCGAGGTGCCCGTGCTCACGCAGGCAGCCGCGCCCGTCGACTGGCCAGGCTTCGGTCGCACAGCGGTCGGCCAGCTCGGAACCACCGGGATCCTCGCGAGCGAGGGCGACCAGTCCAGCGGGCCCATCGCGAGCATCACCAAGGTGATCACGTCGCTCGTCGTGCTCGATGCGCACCCGCTCGGCGCAGGCGAGGCCGGTCCGGAAATCGACTACACAGAGGCCGACGTCGACATCTACTGGGACACGATCGCCGAGAACGGCTCCTCCGCTCCCGTCGTGGCCGGGATGAGCCTCAGCCAGCGGGAGACGCTCATCGCGTTGCTGCTGCCGTCGGCGAACAACTACGCCGAATCGCTCGCGATCTGGGCGTTCGGCTCGGAGGACGCCTATCTGGAAGCGGCGAACGCCTGGATCGCCGAACACGGCCTTACCGACACGCACGTCGTCGATGCCAGCGGTCTCTCCGCCGGCAGCGTGAGCAGCCCCGCGAACCTCGTCGAGATCGGCAAACTCGCCATCGCGCAGCCGGCGATCGCCGAGATCGTGGCCATGAAGTCGGCCGATCTCCCCACCATCGGCACCGTCACCAACTCGAATAAGCTCCTCGGCAAGCACGGCGTCACCGGCATGAAGACCGGCACGACCGATGAGGCCGGCGCCTGCCTGCTCTACACCGCGGATGCCGTCATCGACGGTCAGACGGTGACGCTCGTCGGCGCGACGCTCGGCGCAGAGACCCACTCCGAACTGAACGACGCCGTCGGGACGCTGCTCGACAGCGTCTTCGCCGGGTACCACACCGTTCCCCTCACGGCGGAGGGCCAGCAGTGGGCGAGCTACTCGACCGAGTGGGGCGACACCGCAGCGGCGGAGAGCGCGGCATCCGCCTCGCTGCTCGTCTGGTCGGACACCCCCGTCGAGACCACGCTTGATCTGCCGGATGTCGCGCTCGTCGACGATGGCGCCGAGATCGGCAGCGTGACATTCACGGCCGGCGGGCAGAGCGCCAGCGTGCCGATCACGGCCAACGGCACGCTCGGCGACCCCGGCATGTGGTGGAAGCTCGGCAACCCGCGCTAG